CATCCGTGAGAGAAGATTTTTCCAGGGCATCGAGATAGAGTTTGCGTTCAACGGGTCGAATGGCAATGGGAGGATAACCATGGCGGATCAGCAGTAGATTCATCAAGAGCCGTGCCGTGCGACCGTTACCATCGCTGAACGGGTGGATGGCGGTCAGGCGGAAATGACCTGTAAATGCACTTTCCGGCGTGGGTGGTGCCTGCGCAAGCCAATCACCCAACTCCTGCATCAAGTGTGGAATTCTGGCCGGATTGGGAAAGATGACCGGTGATCCGGCAATGCGTCTGGGATGCCGACTGTATATTCCGGCAATTTCCGGATGGCTACGGGCCACAATGCGGCGATGCAGCTCACACACAATCTGTTCACCGACAGGTGTGCTTGTAGTCGCCAGGGTGCGCATCCATTGCAAGGTCGCATAATGGTCCACCGCCTCCAAATGTTCCCGCAGCGACTTTCCCCCAACCGTGATGCCGTGTTCAATGACCTCGGCGGTTTCCCGATGGGTGAGGGTGTTTCCTTCGATGGCATTCGACGTATAGGTCAGATCGACATCGTAATATTTTTGCAGGTTGGCCAACACTTCCAACGATAAAGGTCGCCAACTGTCAAGCAGCTTTTTTTTTTCGGCAATGTTATTGAGCAAGTCAGCAGGCATGGCTGGTTGGTTCTGCTCTTC
The Magnetococcales bacterium DNA segment above includes these coding regions:
- a CDS encoding Fic family protein, which codes for MPADLLNNIAEKKKLLDSWRPLSLEVLANLQKYYDVDLTYTSNAIEGNTLTHRETAEVIEHGITVGGKSLREHLEAVDHYATLQWMRTLATTSTPVGEQIVCELHRRIVARSHPEIAGIYSRHPRRIAGSPVIFPNPARIPHLMQELGDWLAQAPPTPESAFTGHFRLTAIHPFSDGNGRTARLLMNLLLIRHGYPPIAIRPVERKLYLDALEKSSLTDDPYPFQTFMHERLLATLEEYVQVVREALPPEEE